A part of Fundulus heteroclitus isolate FHET01 chromosome 23, MU-UCD_Fhet_4.1, whole genome shotgun sequence genomic DNA contains:
- the aga gene encoding LOW QUALITY PROTEIN: N(4)-(beta-N-acetylglucosaminyl)-L-asparaginase (The sequence of the model RefSeq protein was modified relative to this genomic sequence to represent the inferred CDS: deleted 1 base in 1 codon; substituted 2 bases at 2 genomic stop codons) — protein sequence MGASLYFFFLMLCFRLGQTSLPLVINTWPFKSATAAAWRALQSGGSVLDAVEMGCARCEVEQCDGTVGFGGRQPXXDRRTTLDAMIMNGNTMEVGAVADLRRIKNAIGVARAVMERTEHTMLVGESASVFAENMGFVAEDLTTNKSLNVFSQWLKGNCQPNYRKNVSPDPSKSCGPYGPEAVRAQCNGERHVNIHSHDTIGMIAIDGDGNVAAGTSTNGLTHKVPGRVGDSPIIGAGAYADSSAGAAAATGDGDIMMRFLPSYLAVELMRNGADPSAACKSAISRIKRHYSDFFGAIICANTTGHYGAACNNVPSLTQFHFMVETAESDAPVLKSVACF from the exons ATGGGTGCATCactctattttttctttttaatgctgTGTTTTCGGCTTGGACAGACCTCGTTACCGCTGGTCATCAACACATGGCCCTTTAAAAGCGCAACAGCTGCAG cGTGGCGTGCCCTGCAGTCCGGAGGCTCGGTGTTGGACGCGGTGGAGATGGGCTGTGCCCGCTGTGAAGTAGAGCAG TGTGACGGCACGGTCGGCTTTGGGGGGCGGCAGCCCTGATGAGACCGGAGAACCACGCTGGACGCCATGATCATGAACGG CAACACGATGGAGGTGGGTGCCGTGGCAGACCTGAGAAGAATCAAAAATGCTATTGGAGTTGCCAGAGCTGTGATGGAGCGCACCGAACACACGATGCTGGTGGGAGAGTCAG CCTCTGTGTTCGCTGAAAACATGGGCTTTGTTGCAGAAGACCTGACTACCAACAAATCTTTGAATGTTTTCTCCCAGTGGCTCAAGGGCAACTGCCAACCTAATTATCGAAAG AACGTCAGCCCAGACCCGTCAAAGTCGTGTGGACCCTACGGGCCAGAGGCCGTGAGAGCGCAGTGTAATGGAGAGCGGCATGTTAACATACACTCCCATGATACCATAG GGATGATTGCCATCGATGGCGATGGTAACGTGGCAGCTGGAACGTCAACCAATGGACTAACTCACAAGGTTCCAGG CCGTGTCGGCGACTCCCCCATCATTGGAGCAGGAGCCTATGCAGACAGTTCAGCCGGTGCTGCCGCCGCTACTGGAGACGGGGACATCATGATGCGCTTTCTACCCAG CTACTTGGCCGTGGAGCTGATGAGGAACGGGGCCGATCCCTCGGCAGCCTGCAAGTCGGCCATCTCCAGAATCAAGAGGCATTACTCAGACTTCTTTGGAGCCATAATCTGCGCTAACACAACAGGCCATTATG GTGCCGCCTGCAACAACGTCCCCAGCCTCACGCAGTTTCACTTCATGGTGGAAACCGCCGAGTCCGACGCTCCCGTCCTGAAGTCTGTGGCCTGCTTCTAA